CTCTATGGGCAAAAAAGATATGTATGTAGTGCTTGAAAACGCACATATAAGGATTCTAAGCGAAAAATAATTGTAAAGCCCCTGTAGCATGCAGCCACATAGAATTTATAGAATCTGGCATTTAGATTCTATACTAGTGGTGTGGAATATAAGGAGACATTATGAAAAGATTTATACGCAACTTGCTTTATTTATGGGTATTTGGTTTATGGCAATTTACCCATGCGGAAGGCTTTTTGAGCCGTGCTGAAAAAAATGAGCTTGACACAAAAGTAGGCATAAATATACTCTCTTATACGCATGCTACTCATTTGGCTGTGAGTGCAAATAGCTCCGGCCCTGCGGTAGCGTTTTATTATGAGGGCAAGAATATATTCTCTAATCATATCTTTTATGGCTCAAACGCGAGTGTGGGGAGTTCGCCATCAAATATTAATCACGCTTATCATCTTGTAGGTATGAATAATCTCACCACCTACCGCCCGCGCGGAGGGACAAATCTTGACATAGATTTAACGCTGCGGCTAGGCTATGATGTGCTAAGAAGGGAGTATGACACGCCATTTGCTTTAAGTCTTGGCATTCGTATGCTAACTAATAGCACGCTATCTAGCCTCTCTCCTACATTTCCGCAGCTTACAAGCTTTTATGCAAATATCGAGGCAAGTGGGCTAATCGCGCTTCAGCCAAAGCTTGATTTTGAGTATTTTATCGCCTTTAGTCCCTTACTAAATGCAAGCGTAAATGTGCCAAAGACAGATAATATCTTAGAGGGCAGAAGGCTTAAAATTACTGAAGGCTATGGGATTAGCCTCGCACTTGGCACGCGTTATTATGTGAGCAATAAGGCTTACTTTTTTGCCCAAATCATTGCTTCTTACACACATTGGGGACAATCAAGTACCGGGCGCATAACCACCGCGCCCACCACCACAGAGCAGGTTATCCTCCCTAATGTAAGCACAGATGTATATTATCCTGCTAGCCACACCACGCAGGCGGGTATTCGCATAGGCTATGGATTTTAGATTCTATAAAGGATAATGTTATGAGAAAATTTATTTTTATTTGCATAAGTTTAATGCTTACAAATGCCCTAGCTAATGAGAATCTAGGCTTACTTAAAAAAGGCGTGTATAAATCGCTTGGCTATATGATGGGCTATTATCGCTATGGTGAGTTTGACAATAATGGCGCGCATTTTATGCACTTTGATACCTTATTTTTTGGGCTTACAGGGCAGCTTGGCGCGGTTTATGGCAGTGGAATTAAGCTAGAGGGGACTTTGCGCACAAATTTTGCGATGGGCGTTTATACAGGGCATGTGCTAGAGGTGGATAATCCTGATAGATATGATGGCTCACTTGGTCAAAGAGTGCAGAGCCTAACAGGAGCGTTTAACACTGATAGTGAGCTAAAGGCAGGTTATAATTTTTTGCGCGCCAATCAAATGGCAAGCTTTTATGTGCAAACAGGTGTGGGCTATTATTTTAGTCGCACAGAATTTATTACTATGGATAGATTGCAGGGCTATTTGTATGTGCCGCTTGAAATAGAGGGCGAATTAGTGCTTAATCCAAAAGTGTGCCTAAATTATGGCGGAGGCTATCGGCATTTGATTTTTGGCAATCACTTCTCCGCAGCGAGTAAATATGGCGTGGAAAATGACTATTCTACTACACAAAGGCAAGGCTTTGGCGTGAGCGCATTTATAGGTGCAAACTTTAGGGCGCAAGATGGCGGCTTTAGACAAGCGCGCATTGTGTATGAGTATTGGCGTATTGGCGAGGGTGATACTATGCGCACCATAGCTACAAATAGCGGCAATGCAGTGGGCATTCACGAGCCGCAAAATGCAACGCATAGAATCTTCTTACAATATAGCTTTATTTTTTAAGCCCGTATGCGCGTCATCTTAGCATCAATGCAAGAAACTCTTAAATGAGTGGATTTTAGATTCTGTGTTACAATATATAGGAATCTAAAGTATTATAGAATCTAGCATTAAGAAAAGAAACGAAGTTGATAGACACACAAGCAACAGCGTAGAAATTATAGAATCTAGCCTTAAAAAATAAGTTGATAAGCTGCGTAAGCAGATTATAACTTTATACTTTAGGCGCAAATGTGAGCTTTGCTTGCATTTGCAAGATGCGCGCGGCTTTTTGTTAAAAAAGCAACAGCGCGGAATTATAGAATCTAGCAAATTGTTTTTAAGATTTTAAGGAGTGTAAATGCGAGAATTATGGAAAATTCAAGGCTTTAGCGCCTTTATTATTGTGGCTTTTATTAATGCCTTTGTGGATTTGGGGCATAAAATTACCATTCAAAATACATTGTATAAAGTCTATGATGGCAGTGATTTGACATTGCTTGTTAGCATTGTTAATGCACTTATTTTACTGCCTTTTATTCTGCTTTTTACGCCCTCTGGATTTCTAGCAGATAAATATCCTAAAAATATCGTTATGCGTGTGTGTGCATGGGTTGGTGTGGCTCTTACATTACTTATCACATTTTGTTACTTTATGGGCTGGTTTTGGCTAGCATTTATAGCCACTTTGCTTATGGCTATGCAATCAGCCATTTATTCGCCTGCAAAATATGGCTTTATTAAGGATTTAGTAGGCAAAGATATGCTTGCTTGGGGTAATGGTGCGATGCAAGCAACAGCGATTGTGGCTATTTTAGCCGGAATGAGCGTATTTTCATTATTTTTTGAAATGATATATGCTAGTAGCAATTTAGGGTTTTTAGCCCAAAAAGATGAGATTTTGCAAAGTGTCGCACCTTTAGGATTTGTGCTAGTGCTGTGCGCGGTGTGTGAGCTGTATTTTTGCTACAGACTTCCCACACTCACAAAAAGCACACAAGAAGTGTTTGATAAAGACGCCTACATGAAAGGCACGCTATTAAAACAGAATCTAGGCATACTTACTTCGCATAAAAATATTTGGCTTGCGGTGGTGGGCATTACTATCTTTTGGTCTATTTCCCAACTGCTTTTAGCCTCTTTTCCTACTTATGCAAAGGCGACATTTTTTGAGCTAAATACTTTTAAGGTGCAAATGGTCATTGGCTGTTCGGGTCTTGGCATTATTGTGGGTTCAATTATTGCGGGTAGATTCTCAAAAAATTATATTGAAACAGGGCTTATCCCTTTGGGCGCTGCGCTTGTGTGCCTTATGTGTTTGCTGCTTTTAAGCTTCTCAAGTCTTATGCCTTATGCGATAGTGTTTTTCTTATTTGGTTTAGGCGGCGCACTTTTTATTATTCCGCTTAATGCCCTCATTCAGTTTCACGCTAAAGAGGGCGAGCTAGGTAAAGTGCTAGCGGGCAATAACTTTGTGCAAAATGTCGGTATGCTAGGCTTTTTGTGCATTGGCACTTTGGCATCTTTGTGGGATATTGATGTCAGCTATTTATTTTATTTTTGCATGATTGTGGCGTTTGTAGGCGCGATTTATGTCGTGCGACTTTTGCCTTTTTCGCTTGTTAGAATGCTTGTAACGCTTGCATTTTTTCAGCGCTATCGCCTTAATGTTGAAGGCTTTGAAAATGTGCCAGAGCAGGGCGGTGTGCTATTACTTGGGAATCATATTTCTTTTATTGATTGGGCAATGATTCAGTTAGCGCTACCTCGAAAGGTGTATTTTGTTATGGAGCGCAGCTATTATGATAGGTGGTATATCCGCATATTTTTAGATATGTTTGGCGTTATTCCTGTTTCAAATGCAGGGAGTAAAAAGGCTTTAGAATCTATTGCCAATAAACTCTTAGAGGGGCATATGGTTTGTCTTTTTCCAGAGGGCGCTATCTCACGACATGGGCATTTAAATACCTTTAAGGGTGGCTTTGAGCTAGCAGCAAAGCAGCTCCAAAGTAATCAAGCTGTGATTTTGCCCTTTTATATTCGCGGGCTGTGGGGGAGCGCGTTTTCTCGCAGTCATGAGGGATTTCAAGAGCGACGCAAAAGCTTTGCAAAGCGTAATATTACTATTGCTTTTGGCGAGTGTCTTGATATTCACTCAAGTGCGGAGCGTGTCAAAGCAAAAGTCTTTGAGCTTTCTTTTAGTGCGTGGAAAGCACAATGTGAGGCATTGCCAACTATTGGTGCGGCGTGGATAGATAGTGCAAAAAAGTGGAATAGTGAAATAGCGATTGTAGATAGCCTAAGCGGCTCTATGAGCTATACTAGAATGCTAGCCCTTACATTTATTTTATCAAAAATATTTGAGCATCAAGCGCGGGAGAAAAATGTAGGCATTATCTTACCTGCTAGCTTGGCTAGTGCGCTTTGCAATATCTCTTTGCTCCTAGCGGCAAAAAGTGTAGTAAATCTTAATTTTACCGCAGGCGCACGGGCTATTAATGCTGCTATAGAATCTGCAGAGATTAAAAGCATTTATACTTCAAAGCAATTTATGCAAAAGCTCACAGATAAGGGCGTGGAGCTAGCCATTCCTGATAGTGTGAATATCTTTTATATGGAAGATTTAATTGAGCGTGTGAAGAGCAATAAATTAGGCTTTGTTTATGCTATGGTGGAGGCGATTTTATACCCTGCGTTTATACTTAAATGGCTGTATGTGAAGCCACAGCAAAATACAGATGTAGCCGCAATTCTCTTTAGCAGCGGCAGTGAGGGCAAGCCAAAGGGTGTTATGCTCTCTCATCTTAACATTATGAGCAATATTTTGCAGATTTCAGATGTAATCCACGCGCGCAATGGAGATTCTATTCTCTCGTCTTTGCCGCCATTCCATGCCTTTGGATTGACCGTAACGACCCTTATGCCGCTCATAGATGGTATGCTTTGTGTAACGCACGCCGACCCAACAGACGCGCTAGGTGTGGCAAAAGCGGTAGCAAAAAATAAAGTAAGTGTGATGTGCGCGACTTCGACATTTTTAGGCATTTACGCGCGCAGCCCTAAGGTGGATAAGATGATGTTTGATTCTTTGCGGCTAGTGGTAGCTGGAGCAGAAAAGCTTAAAAAAGATGTCAAAGAAGCTTTTGTGATGAAGTTTAATAAAGAGATTTATGAGGGCTATGGTGCGACAGAAACCACCCCTGTGGCAAGTGTGAATTTGCCTAGTGAGTTTGATTCAGCCAATTGGGAGCTGCATAAGGCAAGCAAAGAAGGCAGTGTAGGTATGCCTCTGCCCGGAAGTGCTATAAGGATAGTTGACCCAAACACTATAGAGGAGCTGCCTGTGGGCGAAGATGGCTTAATTCTTATTGGCGGACATCAAGTCATGCTAGGTTATCTCAATGATGAGCAAAAAACCAAAGATGCCATTGTAGAAATTGATGGCATTAGGTGGTATAAGAGCGGTGACAAGGGGCATTTAGACGCTGATGGCTTTATACATATTGTGGATAGATATTCACGATTTGCTAAAATTGGCGGCGAAATGGTGAGCTTGGGTGGCATTGAAGAGGAAATTGCTAAAATTATTAAAAAAAGCGAGATTGATGAGGGGCTAAAATATAGCGCTGTGAGCGTGGAGGATAGCAAAAAGGGCGAAATGGTAGTGCTTTTAGTAAGCGGCGATGAGGGTGAATGCCAAAAGTTAGAATCTAGTATCAAACAAGCTCAAATTCCTGCACTCTTTAAGCCCTCTAAAATTTTGCGCGTAGATTCTATACCACTGCTTGGCTCGGGCAAGGTGGATTTAAAGGGCGCAAAAGATTTAGCCCAAAGTCTCCTAAGTGCGCAATAGTGTAGATGCACAAATATGATAGAATCTTTTTGGTGCCATCTAAGGAGAGTAAATGTTTGAATTTTATATAAAGCGATTTTTAGTAAAAGTGCTTTGTTGCTTTGTGCCGCGCAAAAAATGGCGATTAGCGCTGCGGAGTGAGCTAGGATTTGGCAAGCAAATGGTATTGCTACAAGATGTGGATAAATATGTGCCACAAGCAGTTTTAG
The sequence above is drawn from the Helicobacter jaachi genome and encodes:
- a CDS encoding acyl-[ACP]--phospholipid O-acyltransferase, whose product is MRELWKIQGFSAFIIVAFINAFVDLGHKITIQNTLYKVYDGSDLTLLVSIVNALILLPFILLFTPSGFLADKYPKNIVMRVCAWVGVALTLLITFCYFMGWFWLAFIATLLMAMQSAIYSPAKYGFIKDLVGKDMLAWGNGAMQATAIVAILAGMSVFSLFFEMIYASSNLGFLAQKDEILQSVAPLGFVLVLCAVCELYFCYRLPTLTKSTQEVFDKDAYMKGTLLKQNLGILTSHKNIWLAVVGITIFWSISQLLLASFPTYAKATFFELNTFKVQMVIGCSGLGIIVGSIIAGRFSKNYIETGLIPLGAALVCLMCLLLLSFSSLMPYAIVFFLFGLGGALFIIPLNALIQFHAKEGELGKVLAGNNFVQNVGMLGFLCIGTLASLWDIDVSYLFYFCMIVAFVGAIYVVRLLPFSLVRMLVTLAFFQRYRLNVEGFENVPEQGGVLLLGNHISFIDWAMIQLALPRKVYFVMERSYYDRWYIRIFLDMFGVIPVSNAGSKKALESIANKLLEGHMVCLFPEGAISRHGHLNTFKGGFELAAKQLQSNQAVILPFYIRGLWGSAFSRSHEGFQERRKSFAKRNITIAFGECLDIHSSAERVKAKVFELSFSAWKAQCEALPTIGAAWIDSAKKWNSEIAIVDSLSGSMSYTRMLALTFILSKIFEHQAREKNVGIILPASLASALCNISLLLAAKSVVNLNFTAGARAINAAIESAEIKSIYTSKQFMQKLTDKGVELAIPDSVNIFYMEDLIERVKSNKLGFVYAMVEAILYPAFILKWLYVKPQQNTDVAAILFSSGSEGKPKGVMLSHLNIMSNILQISDVIHARNGDSILSSLPPFHAFGLTVTTLMPLIDGMLCVTHADPTDALGVAKAVAKNKVSVMCATSTFLGIYARSPKVDKMMFDSLRLVVAGAEKLKKDVKEAFVMKFNKEIYEGYGATETTPVASVNLPSEFDSANWELHKASKEGSVGMPLPGSAIRIVDPNTIEELPVGEDGLILIGGHQVMLGYLNDEQKTKDAIVEIDGIRWYKSGDKGHLDADGFIHIVDRYSRFAKIGGEMVSLGGIEEEIAKIIKKSEIDEGLKYSAVSVEDSKKGEMVVLLVSGDEGECQKLESSIKQAQIPALFKPSKILRVDSIPLLGSGKVDLKGAKDLAQSLLSAQ